A segment of the Bacteroides acidifaciens genome:
CCAGATTGAGGTTATTGACAAAATATTTATCAAGAGTCAATTCTTCTACTTCCGCATTTGTCATATACTGTTTGCTTACGAACTGTGATTGCAAAGCTGCTTCGAATCCCTTATAAATAAATGAGAAGCGGTTATTAAATAGAAAGTCGGGTGAGAAAGCGATGTGAGTGTCTTTATGCTTGATCTGAACAGTCGGGAGGGAAGTAGAACTACCGTCGTCATTATAGTGGTAGCCCGGCAGGCTTTCTACAAAATCTTGGATGCGGTTTTTGCTCCATGTAGCGTTGATGTCCCATTGAAACCATTTACACGGTTTGATTCCCAGCATTAGCTCGACTCCCATACGATAACTGTCCGGCACGTTTTCGGTCAGTGCTTCACCTATATCGTTTAAAGCTCCGGTCAGAACCAGTTGGTCGGTATAATCCATGTAGTAGAAGTTTGCACCTGTCGTCAGCCATTGGTTGGCGAAAGTATATCCTGCTTCATAGTCGAGCAGTTTTTCAGCTTTGGGGTATGAATCCGGATCGCTATCCGTATAATTGTTTCTTGTCGGTTCTTTTTGGGCTACCGAGAAAGAGGCATAAACGCGATGGTTGGACGTGATGTTCCAGTTTAACCCGACTTTCGGGTTAAAGAAATCGAACTTCTTGTCTACTGCCAGTGGACGCAGGGCATTTTTGCTCCAGTCATATTTATCATTGTTTCCGTCGATGGTATAGTCGATGTGTCGATACTGAAGATCGGCATACGCGCTTAATCCTCTGGTAAGATCGTAGTTTGCTTTCAGATAAATATTGCCATCGGTCTTTTTGGATTTATTGCGGTAATATTCATGGTCGGGAGATAGAGTGCCCACATAATTCTTCACCCAGGGAACTCTTCCGAAGTTATTGCCCCGGTATTGATTCAAACCACCTCCTAGAGACGCATTCAGCCTGTTGACCGTATAATTGAGAGAAAAAACGCCGCCACCGAATTTGTTGTCCATCTTCTTCTGACGGACTAAATCGCTTTTGGTTATTTCGGTTCCATCAATAGTGAATGGTTTCAGGCCATATTCTATAAGGGATCTGTCGTCTTTGTACTCTTCGTAATAGCCATCGCCTTTGGTGTAATGCAAGGCAACATTCAGATTCCAGGCTGTCGAGAAAGTATGATTGAAGAGAAGCTGATAATTCTTTTGCAGATAATTATCCGTTTGGTCGTCATAAAAATGCTTGTTGCCGTTGGCGTCGGTGTACATCTCGCCACAGGGGTTGTAGCGTCTGCCGAAATCCTCCATTTCCTTTTTGGTTGCGTATCCCCAGGCATGATATGTCTTTTCTTTTCCAGCAAATGCAATCAGTTTCACAGATGTGTTTTCTGCAAAATAACCTCCTTGCAGGTAGTAAGAATTCAGGTCTACCGAAGCGCGGTCTATGTATCCGTCCGTACCGATATTGGAAAGACGGGCGTCAAACGTCCAATGGTTATTGAGCAAACCGGTTCCTACTTTCACCGTTTCCTTGTGCGTGTTGAATGAACCGTATGAACCGTTGAATTCGGCATACGGCTTCATGGATGCACCTTCAGTCTGCATATTAACGCTGGCTCCGAAGGCACCTGCCCCGTTGGTAGACGTACCTGCGCCTCGTTGCACTTGCATATCTTTTACGGAGGAAGAAAAGTCGGGCATATTTACCCAGAACAGATTATGGCTTTCGGCATCGTTCATCGGTATGCCGTTTACCGTGATGTTGATACGTGTACCGTCGGTTCCGCGCACACGAAGAGTCGTGTAGCCGATACCTGCTCCTGCATCCGATGTGGTCAGTGTAGAAGGAGTCATGCTTAACAGATAAGGGATATCCTGTCCGAAGTTAACCTTCTTCAATTCTGCTTTGCCTATATTGGTGAATGCCACGGGAGTTTTGGCGGTGGCACGCGTGGATACTACCTGCACTTCTTGTAGGTTTACTACTTTCATACTATCCTTTACACTCGTCTGTGCATGAACAGAGATGCCTACGCCCGATAAGGCGATGGCCATCCATACAACTTTTTTCATCTTGCTTACTAATTAGTTCTCTACGCCGGCATTACCCGGATCAGATTCTATGGGTATGTTCTCAGCCCGTCATGTTAAGGCACCCCTACCAGTGAATCGGTTACAAAAATACAGCTTTTGCAGGAGGAAAGCAAAAAAAACTTTTAGATTCACTAAAAACAATATAACTTTGTAACTTATTAGAATAGCCATATAACTGTTTACTCATTTAATATACATTTTAATTATGCTATTATTACAAGCAACACAAGCTGCGGATTCTGTACAAGTGGCCGCAGATAAATTAATGAAAGAAGCGATTGCCAATGCTGACGGATTGGACAAACTCTCGCTGATTACCCAACAATTGATAGACTTTGCCATTCGTGCCGGAGAACGTATACTGATTGCGGTCATTGTTTTTATCGTCGGACGTTTCCTTATCTCTATGCTTAATAAGTTTGTCGGGCGTTTGATGGATAAAAGGAAAGTGGATGTAAGTATCAAGACTTTTGTAAAAAGCTTGGTGAATATTACGTTGACCGTACTGTTAATCATTTCTGTAGTAGGTGCTCTTGGCGTTGAAACCACGTCGTTTGCTGCTTTGTTGGCTTCTGCCGGTGTGGCTGTCGGTATGGCTTTATCCGGTAATTTGCAGAATTTTGCGGGAGGCTTGATTGTATTGTTGTTTAAGCCATATAAAGTGGGAGATTGGATAGAAAGCCAGGGAGTTTCCGGTACAGTGAAAGAAATACAGATTTTTCATACTATTTTGACTACTGCAGATAATAAAGTGATTTACGTGCCGAATGGTGCAATGAGTAGTGGAGTGGTAACCAACTATAGCAATCAGGAAACCCGTCGCGTGGAATGGATTGTTGGGGTAGATTATGGAGAAGATTATGAGAAAGTGCAGAAAATCGTTTATGATATTCTTGCTACTGACCAACGTATCCTGAAAGAACCGGCTCCCTTTGTGGCTCTTCACGCGCTGGACGCCAGCAGTGTGAATGTCGTAGCACGTGTATGGGTAAATAGCGGAGATTACTGGGGTGTTTATTTCGATATCAATAAAGCGATTTACGAAACCTTCAATGAAAAAGGTATCAACTTCCCTTTCCCGCAACTTACAGTACATCAGGGAAATTAATTATGATATGCCGATTCTTCCCGTATCTTAAACGTTAGAAAAATGATGTTATGAGCAACGAAATTCTATATATCCTCCTGCCGGATTATGCGGCACACGAAATTGTATATCTTTCACAAGCCATAGCCTCTGATGAGTTCGCTCTGAAAGAGAATCCGAAATATGTCAATAAGGCTGTCGCTCCGACAATGGAGCCAGTAAAATCCATCGGTGGCTTCCGAACTTTACCTGATTATTCGTTTGAAACGATGCCCGATGATTATGCAGCGTTAGTGCTGATTGGCGGTTTTGGTTGGACTACTCCTGTTGCAGAGCTGGTTGTACCGATTGTTCAACAAGCCATTGAGAAAGGAAAGATTGTCGGTGCAATCTGTAATGGAGCTTCATTCATGGCAAAACACGGATTCCTCAATGCAGTCAAGCATACCGGCAATGGCTTGGAGCAGCTACAACTTTGGGGCGGTCACAACTATACTCATCCTGACGGATATGTCCATGCACAAGCGATCTGCGACAAAAACATTGTGACGGCAAACGGTTCGGCAACGCTTGAATTTGCCAAAGAACTGCTTCTGCTGCTTGAAAACGAAACGCCAGAACGCATCGAAATGTACTATCAGTTCAACAAGCAAGGCTTTTGCTTGCTTTCCGGTAAACAATGATTGTATGGATATTGAATCACATGGAATACGAAGTATTGAATCATAACAAATGACTATGGATTGTATTTCTAAACGTATCGAAGAAATATCGTCCAAAAAAGCCTTTTTGGCATTTTTGGACGAACTGAATAGCAGTTTCCTGACAAATTCTGAAGAATGGGAAAATCGGACAATAGATGAATTTCTTAACGCCATGCAATCGTGGATAGAGGATTATTCTTCATCAGAGTTTAATGATATTGATTGGGGAAAGGTTGATTATTCGTTGCTTGCGAGGATTCTATATATGGGAAAAATATATGAATAGAAATGTCATATTTGATTATAAAGAAATAGAACGAACAATCAAAGATAATCATCTTCCATTTCAATGATTGAATGTTAGATTTTGGCAAGTGCCTGATCCAAATCCGCAATCAGGTCATCGATATGTTCTGTTCCAATGGATAGGCGTACGGTGCCCGGATAAATTTCCTGTTCGGCTAGTTCCTGTGCATTGAGCTGCGAATGGGTCGTGCTCGCCGGATGGATCACCAATGATTTCACGTCGGCCACATTGGCAAGTAGGGAGAAAATCTCCAGACTGTCGATGAAGCGGTGTGCCTCTTCTTGACCGCCTTTTACCTCGAAAGTGAAGATAGAACCAGCACCGTTCGGAAAATAACGCTGATACAGTGCATGGTCAGGATGATTGGCCAATGACGGATGGTTGACTTTCTTCACTTTCGGATGATTGTTTAAGAAATTCACTACTTTCAATGCATTTTCTACATGACGCTCTACACGTAAGGAAAGAGTTTCCAGACCTTGCAGCAGGATGAAAGCGTTGAATGGGCTGATAGTTGCTCCGGTGTCGCGCAACAGAATGGCACGGATACGTGTAGCGTAAGCGGCTGGACCGGCAGCGTCTACAAAGCGTACTCCGTGATAGCAAGGGTCGGGTTCCGTGAGTTGTGGAAACTTGCCGGAAGCTACCCAGTCGAACTTGCCGGAATCGACGATGACTCCACCTAGTGACGACCCGTGTCCGCCGATGAATTTCGTGGCTGAATGTACTACGATGTCTGCGCCGTGTTCGATGGGGCGGATTAAATATGGAGTTCCGAATGTGTTGTCAATAATCAGAGGTATTTGGTGGCGGTGGGCTATTTCTGCCACTGCTTCTATATCAATGATATTAGAATTCGGATTACCTAATGTCTCGATAAATACCGCTTTTGTATTCTCTTGAATAGCCTTTTCAAAGTTTGATAAATCGCTTGGGTCAACAAAAGTCGTTGTGATGCCGTAGCTGGGTAGGGTATGCGCCAATAGATTATAGCTTCCGCCATAGATAGTCTTGGCTGCTACAATATGGTCGCCGGCACGAGTGATATTCTCAAATGCATAAGTGATAGCGGCAGCAC
Coding sequences within it:
- a CDS encoding DJ-1/PfpI family protein, with translation MSNEILYILLPDYAAHEIVYLSQAIASDEFALKENPKYVNKAVAPTMEPVKSIGGFRTLPDYSFETMPDDYAALVLIGGFGWTTPVAELVVPIVQQAIEKGKIVGAICNGASFMAKHGFLNAVKHTGNGLEQLQLWGGHNYTHPDGYVHAQAICDKNIVTANGSATLEFAKELLLLLENETPERIEMYYQFNKQGFCLLSGKQ
- a CDS encoding O-acetylhomoserine aminocarboxypropyltransferase/cysteine synthase family protein; protein product: MATKKLHFETLQVHVGQEQADPATDARAVPIYQTTSYVFHNSAHAAARFGLQDPGNIYGRLTNSTQGVFEQRVAALEGGVAGLAVASGAAAITYAFENITRAGDHIVAAKTIYGGSYNLLAHTLPSYGITTTFVDPSDLSNFEKAIQENTKAVFIETLGNPNSNIIDIEAVAEIAHRHQIPLIIDNTFGTPYLIRPIEHGADIVVHSATKFIGGHGSSLGGVIVDSGKFDWVASGKFPQLTEPDPCYHGVRFVDAAGPAAYATRIRAILLRDTGATISPFNAFILLQGLETLSLRVERHVENALKVVNFLNNHPKVKKVNHPSLANHPDHALYQRYFPNGAGSIFTFEVKGGQEEAHRFIDSLEIFSLLANVADVKSLVIHPASTTHSQLNAQELAEQEIYPGTVRLSIGTEHIDDLIADLDQALAKI
- a CDS encoding mechanosensitive ion channel family protein encodes the protein MLLLQATQAADSVQVAADKLMKEAIANADGLDKLSLITQQLIDFAIRAGERILIAVIVFIVGRFLISMLNKFVGRLMDKRKVDVSIKTFVKSLVNITLTVLLIISVVGALGVETTSFAALLASAGVAVGMALSGNLQNFAGGLIVLLFKPYKVGDWIESQGVSGTVKEIQIFHTILTTADNKVIYVPNGAMSSGVVTNYSNQETRRVEWIVGVDYGEDYEKVQKIVYDILATDQRILKEPAPFVALHALDASSVNVVARVWVNSGDYWGVYFDINKAIYETFNEKGINFPFPQLTVHQGN
- a CDS encoding TonB-dependent receptor translates to MKKVVWMAIALSGVGISVHAQTSVKDSMKVVNLQEVQVVSTRATAKTPVAFTNIGKAELKKVNFGQDIPYLLSMTPSTLTTSDAGAGIGYTTLRVRGTDGTRINITVNGIPMNDAESHNLFWVNMPDFSSSVKDMQVQRGAGTSTNGAGAFGASVNMQTEGASMKPYAEFNGSYGSFNTHKETVKVGTGLLNNHWTFDARLSNIGTDGYIDRASVDLNSYYLQGGYFAENTSVKLIAFAGKEKTYHAWGYATKKEMEDFGRRYNPCGEMYTDANGNKHFYDDQTDNYLQKNYQLLFNHTFSTAWNLNVALHYTKGDGYYEEYKDDRSLIEYGLKPFTIDGTEITKSDLVRQKKMDNKFGGGVFSLNYTVNRLNASLGGGLNQYRGNNFGRVPWVKNYVGTLSPDHEYYRNKSKKTDGNIYLKANYDLTRGLSAYADLQYRHIDYTIDGNNDKYDWSKNALRPLAVDKKFDFFNPKVGLNWNITSNHRVYASFSVAQKEPTRNNYTDSDPDSYPKAEKLLDYEAGYTFANQWLTTGANFYYMDYTDQLVLTGALNDIGEALTENVPDSYRMGVELMLGIKPCKWFQWDINATWSKNRIQDFVESLPGYHYNDDGSSTSLPTVQIKHKDTHIAFSPDFLFNNRFSFIYKGFEAALQSQFVSKQYMTNAEVEELTLDKYFVNNLNLAYSFRPKKVLKEVTVGFTVYNLFNEKYENNGWASSDYTDTVENRRNYAGYAAQAGTNVMGHVSIRF